In one window of Fictibacillus phosphorivorans DNA:
- a CDS encoding DUF445 domain-containing protein, translated as MDIWISISIMANVGAFIGGLTNSIAIRMLFRPFTTLYIGKYRVPFTPGLIPKRRKQLAVQLGETVTKHLLTAEGVQAKINDGEFRKEMTELVQVEVKRFLKSDMTISDLLKQDFGVDDVQNRIQTTTEAWLSNRMNVMLQESNGKEMKDILPEKFVARGEEKLPEIVDWLLNKGVVYLESEEGRKSLASGIDAFLMDKGMLVNMVSMFFGNVSIADKVQPELIKFMKHENTRDTLLNLLQQEYRNFMEKKSEEALGLLKLPEITTGLAKEITARLPIEEYLNTPVSSLASSVESWIVNDLTPKAVSAGLDLFVDRLEMLLEKMHLAKIVEEQVEAFSLERLEEIIISIAKSELKMITWLGALLGGIIGVFQGILVLFL; from the coding sequence ATGGATATATGGATTTCAATTTCTATCATGGCGAACGTCGGTGCGTTTATTGGTGGTCTAACAAACTCCATTGCAATCCGAATGTTGTTTCGACCGTTTACTACATTATACATTGGTAAATATCGAGTTCCATTTACACCTGGACTCATACCGAAGCGTAGAAAACAGCTGGCCGTGCAGCTGGGTGAGACCGTAACCAAACATCTATTAACCGCAGAAGGTGTACAAGCGAAAATTAACGATGGTGAATTTCGAAAAGAGATGACTGAACTCGTTCAAGTAGAAGTGAAACGCTTCTTAAAGAGTGACATGACGATCAGTGATCTGCTTAAACAAGATTTCGGTGTGGATGACGTTCAGAACAGAATCCAAACAACAACCGAAGCATGGCTGAGTAATCGAATGAATGTGATGCTTCAGGAATCAAATGGTAAGGAAATGAAAGATATTCTGCCAGAAAAATTTGTTGCCAGAGGGGAAGAAAAGTTACCAGAAATCGTAGATTGGCTCTTGAACAAAGGCGTTGTTTATTTAGAAAGTGAAGAAGGCCGAAAATCACTTGCGAGTGGCATTGATGCCTTTCTAATGGACAAGGGGATGCTTGTTAATATGGTGTCTATGTTCTTTGGTAATGTAAGCATTGCCGACAAAGTACAACCTGAACTGATCAAGTTCATGAAGCATGAAAATACACGTGATACCTTGCTGAACCTTCTTCAGCAAGAATACCGCAACTTTATGGAAAAAAAATCAGAAGAGGCACTAGGGCTGCTGAAACTGCCTGAGATTACTACTGGTTTAGCAAAAGAAATTACAGCTAGACTTCCCATTGAAGAATATTTAAACACACCTGTTTCTTCATTAGCGAGTTCGGTTGAGAGCTGGATTGTGAATGACCTAACACCAAAAGCAGTATCTGCGGGTCTAGACCTATTTGTCGATCGATTAGAGATGCTGCTTGAAAAGATGCATCTTGCGAAGATTGTGGAAGAACAGGTTGAGGCATTTTCGCTGGAGCGTTTAGAGGAAATCATCATCTCGATCGCGAAAAGTGAACTTAAGATGATAACATGGCTTGGCGCTTTGTTAGGTGGAATTATCGGTGTATTTCAAGGTATCCTTGTACTATTTTTGTAG
- a CDS encoding aldehyde dehydrogenase family protein: MEKTLDLQLKPKVAEFLNGTKKHFINGEWVSSASGKTFETLNPSTGEVLAVVSEGGTEDIDKAVKAARAAFETGYWSKMPASKRSYLIYKLAELMEENKEELAQLDTLDNGKPIRETMNADVPLAIEHFRYYAGWSTKIVGQTIPVAGSFFNYTRHEALGVVGQIIPWNFPLLMAAWKLGAALATGCTVVLKPAEQTPLSALYLAKLAHEAGFPEGVLNVVTGAGETGAALVDHPNVDKIAFTGSTEVGKLIMRNASNSLKRVTLELGGKSPNIILPDADMSRAVPGALSGIMFNQGQVCCAGSRLYIQKKSFDNVVADLVSHAKKIKQGPGLDPDTTMGPLVSQEQHNRVLGYIQKGQDEGAELLTGGTTPFDKGYFVEPTIFADVDDKMTIAKEEIFGPVVAAMPFEDLDDVISRANDSEYGLAAGLWTENLKTAHYVSNKLRAGTVWVNCYNAFDAASPFGGYKQSGIGREMGSYALNNYTEVKSVWVNLK; encoded by the coding sequence ATGGAAAAAACTTTAGACCTTCAATTAAAACCAAAGGTGGCCGAGTTTCTTAACGGAACGAAAAAGCATTTTATCAATGGGGAATGGGTCAGCTCCGCTAGTGGAAAAACATTTGAAACGTTAAACCCTTCAACTGGAGAAGTATTAGCAGTTGTATCTGAAGGTGGAACTGAAGATATCGACAAAGCAGTAAAAGCGGCAAGAGCAGCTTTTGAAACAGGTTATTGGTCCAAGATGCCTGCTTCAAAGCGAAGCTACTTGATCTACAAATTAGCAGAATTGATGGAAGAGAATAAAGAAGAATTAGCACAGCTTGATACATTGGATAACGGAAAGCCGATTCGCGAAACGATGAATGCAGACGTTCCGCTCGCGATTGAACATTTCCGCTATTATGCTGGTTGGTCAACGAAAATCGTTGGGCAGACGATTCCTGTAGCAGGAAGTTTCTTCAACTATACGCGCCATGAAGCGCTCGGTGTAGTTGGTCAAATTATTCCTTGGAACTTCCCATTATTGATGGCTGCTTGGAAGCTTGGTGCAGCTCTTGCGACAGGATGTACGGTCGTACTGAAGCCGGCTGAGCAAACACCTCTTTCAGCCCTTTACTTGGCAAAATTAGCACATGAAGCTGGATTCCCAGAAGGTGTGTTAAACGTTGTAACGGGTGCTGGTGAAACAGGTGCGGCATTAGTTGATCATCCTAACGTGGACAAAATCGCATTTACAGGTTCTACGGAAGTAGGAAAGCTGATCATGCGTAACGCGTCTAACTCATTAAAGCGTGTAACGCTTGAGCTAGGTGGTAAATCGCCAAACATCATCTTGCCTGATGCTGACATGAGCCGAGCGGTTCCTGGTGCGTTAAGCGGAATCATGTTCAACCAAGGACAAGTTTGCTGTGCAGGATCACGTTTGTATATTCAAAAGAAATCATTTGATAATGTCGTAGCAGACCTTGTGTCTCATGCGAAAAAAATCAAGCAAGGCCCTGGATTAGATCCAGATACAACGATGGGGCCGCTCGTATCTCAAGAACAGCATAACCGCGTTCTTGGATATATTCAAAAAGGACAAGACGAGGGTGCAGAATTGTTAACAGGAGGAACAACTCCATTTGACAAAGGATACTTTGTTGAGCCGACAATCTTCGCCGATGTAGATGATAAGATGACGATCGCGAAAGAAGAGATCTTCGGACCAGTTGTGGCTGCAATGCCGTTTGAAGACTTGGATGATGTGATTTCACGTGCAAACGATTCTGAGTATGGTCTTGCTGCAGGACTATGGACAGAGAATCTAAAAACGGCTCATTATGTATCGAACAAGCTTCGTGCTGGTACAGTATGGGTGAACTGCTATAATGCGTTTGATGCTGCTTCACCATTCGGCG
- a CDS encoding Cof-type HAD-IIB family hydrolase: protein MVYRLLAIDIDGTLLRSNFRIDKETKEAIDYVQQKGVYVTLASGRSFPSTQKIAKALKIDNYLISHNGGFIASSLDEPLQEKRLSVEDTYRLVEVLGNYECHMRVVHERFSVGNQLKQKSQLVAKLTLSTGDPLFYPVSFTENLGDYVLSQEVAPPKMDVQFFDEKECDSAMKYLKEHMPDFEYSSSAKCQLEITAKKVTKGNALRFLGEKLGIAPNEMVAIGDSYNDLDMIEFAGLGVAMANAPDEVKRKAKWITRTNDQLGVPYMVKEVFRKQMRFQTLKR from the coding sequence ATGGTATACCGTTTACTAGCGATTGACATCGACGGAACCCTACTGCGAAGCAATTTCCGTATCGATAAAGAAACGAAAGAAGCCATTGATTATGTGCAGCAAAAAGGGGTCTATGTCACACTCGCTTCGGGCAGGAGTTTTCCATCTACACAAAAGATCGCAAAAGCGTTAAAGATCGACAATTATTTGATCAGTCATAATGGTGGATTCATTGCTTCATCTCTTGATGAACCTCTTCAAGAGAAAAGGTTATCGGTCGAAGATACTTATAGATTGGTAGAAGTGCTTGGAAATTACGAATGCCACATGCGCGTCGTCCATGAGCGCTTCTCAGTAGGAAATCAACTCAAGCAAAAAAGTCAGCTCGTTGCGAAATTAACATTAAGCACGGGTGATCCGCTGTTCTACCCTGTATCTTTTACAGAGAATCTTGGAGACTATGTTCTCTCACAAGAAGTGGCACCTCCAAAGATGGATGTACAGTTCTTTGATGAGAAAGAATGCGACTCTGCAATGAAGTATCTAAAAGAACATATGCCGGACTTTGAGTATTCTTCATCGGCAAAATGTCAGTTAGAGATCACAGCAAAAAAAGTAACAAAAGGAAATGCCTTAAGGTTTCTTGGTGAGAAACTCGGGATCGCTCCAAATGAGATGGTAGCAATAGGAGATTCCTATAACGATCTAGATATGATTGAGTTTGCAGGTCTAGGTGTAGCGATGGCAAACGCACCTGATGAAGTGAAGAGAAAAGCGAAGTGGATCACGCGTACAAACGATCAGTTAGGCGTACCGTATATGGTAAAAGAAGTGTTCCGCAAGCAGATGCGCTTCCAGACATTGAAACGATAG
- a CDS encoding polysaccharide deacetylase family protein yields the protein MYDWENKEIWTNKKNWDKQDSPKGTKSLILTFDDGPSSVLVELLDILKKHRVTALFFWQSKLLHVKRPWKRVIEEGHMIGGHSLRHRVLTRLSYCDQLHDISTNLKQLESLTGQEVKYFRPPYGQFNEDTLDILKKINVIPFLWEVAGLDWEHKKDPLHIVHNILNHAEDGSVILLHELKQTVEILDELISELKLEGYEFVLPPKSL from the coding sequence GTGTACGACTGGGAAAATAAAGAGATTTGGACGAATAAAAAAAATTGGGACAAGCAGGATTCACCTAAAGGAACAAAATCATTGATTCTTACATTTGATGATGGGCCATCTTCTGTTTTGGTTGAACTGCTAGATATCCTAAAGAAACATAGAGTAACAGCACTGTTCTTTTGGCAGTCAAAGTTGTTGCATGTAAAACGTCCTTGGAAACGTGTGATTGAAGAAGGGCATATGATCGGCGGGCATTCGTTGCGCCATCGCGTTTTAACGAGACTTTCGTATTGTGACCAGCTTCATGATATTTCTACGAATTTGAAACAGTTAGAATCTCTCACAGGTCAAGAAGTGAAATATTTTCGTCCGCCTTATGGACAGTTTAATGAAGATACGTTGGATATACTAAAGAAGATCAATGTGATTCCTTTTTTATGGGAAGTGGCGGGTCTGGACTGGGAACACAAAAAAGATCCCTTACACATTGTTCATAACATCTTGAATCATGCTGAGGATGGCTCTGTTATTCTTCTTCATGAATTAAAGCAAACCGTAGAAATTTTAGATGAATTGATTTCTGAATTAAAACTAGAAGGCTATGAGTTCGTTTTGCCTCCTAAATCGTTATAA
- a CDS encoding YlbF family regulator: MANVYDVAYDLEKALRNSEDFTALKQSYDEVNNNPETKELFGKFRDIQVNLQQKQMNGQEVTPEEIEEAQKLFADVQQNETISKLMAAEQRMSMIINDLNKVITKPLEELYGPMVEEDGQQQ; encoded by the coding sequence ATGGCAAACGTATATGATGTTGCTTACGACTTAGAAAAAGCATTGCGCAATAGTGAGGACTTTACAGCTTTAAAACAAAGCTATGATGAAGTAAATAACAATCCGGAAACGAAAGAGCTTTTCGGTAAATTCCGTGATATTCAAGTTAATCTACAACAAAAACAAATGAACGGTCAGGAAGTAACTCCTGAAGAGATTGAAGAAGCTCAAAAGCTTTTTGCTGATGTACAGCAGAACGAAACGATCTCAAAGCTTATGGCAGCTGAGCAACGCATGAGCATGATCATCAATGATCTAAATAAGGTAATCACAAAGCCATTGGAAGAGCTATATGGACCAATGGTTGAAGAAGACGGACAACAGCAATAA
- a CDS encoding PucR family transcriptional regulator: protein MLDKLKKHYKNSMTTDLSQQSGYYWFLSDDSEPFGISKPAVSDSELTLLRSLFNTYENDNSLNVFSAQQLKWRALLFDEKATTEEGFYRFVHFFSKQPITDHASFSEAVNGLFPEDAVLLLNKDLKSGVIIETSKQEFSETPYEALKDMLSTDFYLDISIYIGCYNNQLRRAKETYTREQQQFLEVRNRLMPRSVYTVADIVPYILLQSASPMADQTLTSLVEEWREEDEETLKSIKVFVECNLNVSLAAKQLYIHRNSLQYRVEKFYDKTGIDVKQLKNALTVYLAILLIEQKVPR from the coding sequence ATGCTCGATAAGCTTAAGAAGCACTATAAGAATTCTATGACAACAGACCTCTCACAGCAGTCTGGCTATTACTGGTTCCTTTCAGATGACAGCGAACCGTTCGGTATCTCAAAACCTGCTGTTTCAGATTCAGAACTAACATTACTTCGCTCCCTATTTAACACCTATGAAAATGATAATTCCTTAAATGTTTTTTCAGCACAGCAGTTAAAATGGAGAGCACTTCTTTTTGACGAAAAAGCTACAACAGAAGAAGGCTTCTATAGATTTGTACACTTTTTTAGCAAGCAGCCGATCACAGATCATGCTTCATTTTCAGAAGCAGTTAATGGACTTTTTCCTGAGGATGCAGTTCTCCTTCTCAACAAAGATCTTAAGAGTGGCGTGATTATTGAAACATCCAAACAGGAGTTTAGTGAAACACCTTATGAAGCTTTAAAAGACATGCTTTCTACTGACTTTTATTTAGATATTTCAATATATATAGGCTGCTATAACAATCAACTTCGTCGCGCAAAAGAAACGTATACAAGAGAACAGCAACAATTTTTAGAGGTTCGAAATCGACTGATGCCAAGATCTGTTTATACAGTAGCTGATATCGTTCCGTATATCCTTCTTCAGTCCGCCAGTCCGATGGCCGATCAAACATTAACATCATTAGTAGAAGAGTGGCGAGAAGAAGACGAGGAAACGCTAAAAAGCATCAAAGTATTTGTTGAATGCAACCTTAACGTTTCGTTAGCGGCGAAACAATTATATATTCACCGAAACAGCCTTCAATATCGTGTGGAAAAGTTTTATGATAAAACCGGCATTGATGTGAAGCAATTGAAAAATGCACTCACCGTGTACTTAGCCATTCTTCTTATTGAACAAAAAGTTCCTCGTTAA